A part of Tessaracoccus timonensis genomic DNA contains:
- the tatA gene encoding twin-arginine translocase TatA/TatE family subunit: MPIPLFIGWPEAIIILIVVLVLFGGSRLAGVGKGVGRSIREFKEEVTTDDQKSVDAPKKAPTHTDAQVVDEPVERPEQ, from the coding sequence ATGCCCATTCCACTGTTCATCGGCTGGCCCGAAGCCATCATCATCTTGATCGTGGTGCTGGTGCTCTTCGGTGGTTCGCGCCTCGCTGGCGTCGGTAAGGGCGTTGGACGCTCGATCCGCGAGTTCAAGGAAGAGGTCACCACAGACGACCAGAAGTCGGTGGATGCTCCGAAGAAGGCGCCCACGCACACCGACGCGCAGGTCGTCGACGAGCCTGTTGAGCGCCCCGAGCAGTAA
- the gluQRS gene encoding tRNA glutamyl-Q(34) synthetase GluQRS, with protein MHVDRYAPSPTSDLHLGNLRTALAGWLLARAAGGRWLMRVEDLDEARVRAAGDAERRNLNDLRRLGLDWDDEVIRQSERHDLYRDAIASLGDRVFECFCTRRELATAASAPHGDDGFRPYPGTCLRLTDRERDERRAERRPALRVRADGATYRVHDRFACEVEAVVDDFVLVRGDGQFAYNLAVVVDDIATGVTHITRGDDLLSSAPRQAWLTAQLGATPASYTHVSLVMGTDGHRLAKRNGGVTLDEAGGPDVVFPWLAQSLGLGPCGDAAEALANMPADYEFWTSRISIT; from the coding sequence ATGCACGTGGATCGCTACGCCCCTTCCCCCACCTCCGACCTGCACCTCGGCAACCTCCGCACGGCGCTCGCCGGATGGCTGCTGGCTCGCGCGGCGGGTGGCAGGTGGTTGATGCGCGTGGAGGACCTCGACGAGGCCCGCGTGCGCGCCGCCGGCGACGCGGAGCGCCGCAACTTGAACGACCTACGTCGACTCGGGCTCGATTGGGATGACGAGGTGATCCGGCAATCCGAGCGCCACGACCTCTATCGAGACGCCATCGCCTCACTCGGTGACCGCGTATTCGAATGCTTCTGCACGCGTCGCGAGCTCGCCACGGCGGCCTCCGCGCCCCACGGCGACGACGGATTCCGCCCCTACCCCGGCACATGCCTGCGCCTCACCGACCGCGAGCGCGACGAGCGAAGAGCTGAGCGCCGCCCAGCGCTCAGGGTCAGGGCCGACGGCGCCACGTACCGGGTGCACGACCGCTTCGCATGCGAGGTGGAGGCCGTCGTCGACGATTTCGTGCTGGTCCGCGGCGACGGGCAGTTCGCGTACAACCTGGCGGTCGTCGTCGACGACATCGCCACCGGGGTAACGCACATCACTCGCGGCGACGACCTGTTGTCGTCGGCTCCGCGCCAGGCGTGGCTCACGGCTCAGCTGGGCGCCACGCCCGCGAGCTACACCCACGTCAGCCTCGTGATGGGCACCGACGGGCACCGCCTCGCCAAGCGCAACGGAGGTGTCACGCTCGACGAGGCGGGCGGGCCGGATGTGGTCTTCCCGTGGCTCGCGCAGTCGCTCGGGCTCGGCCCCTGCGGCGATGCCGCAGAGGCACTCGCCAACATGCCTGCTGACTACGAGTTTTGGACGTCGAGAATATCGATCACGTAG
- the xerD gene encoding site-specific tyrosine recombinase XerD: MTSMQAAVEDFLGHIRVERGLSTNTVAAYRRDLANYVDFLGRRGIDDVGEVTPTDVSEFVRERSQAVAKSSVARGLVTVRNFHAFAQAEGTTRDDPAKEISLPKLESRLPKALTVDEVTRLLAAPDITEPIGVRDAALLELLYSTGARVSEVCNLDIDDVAPVLRDTELGLRLVGKGDKERIVPLGSYARKALDAYLVRSRPGLAQKATNADHALFLNQRGRRLSRQSAWAVMQDAVKKAGLTADVSPHALRHSFATHLLTGGADLRVVQELLGHSSVATTQIYTLVTVDQLREVHTAAHPRA, from the coding sequence ATGACATCGATGCAGGCTGCCGTCGAGGATTTCCTCGGGCACATCCGTGTGGAGCGCGGATTGTCGACGAACACTGTCGCCGCCTACCGTCGCGACCTCGCAAACTATGTCGATTTCCTCGGTCGTCGAGGCATCGACGACGTGGGCGAAGTGACTCCCACCGACGTCTCCGAGTTTGTGCGAGAGCGCTCGCAGGCGGTGGCGAAGTCATCCGTCGCGCGCGGCTTGGTGACCGTACGCAACTTCCACGCCTTCGCGCAGGCGGAGGGGACGACGCGCGATGACCCCGCGAAGGAGATCTCGCTGCCGAAGCTCGAGTCGCGCCTGCCGAAGGCGCTCACCGTCGACGAGGTCACGCGGCTGCTCGCAGCTCCCGACATCACGGAGCCCATCGGTGTGAGAGACGCCGCCTTGTTGGAGTTGCTCTATTCGACGGGTGCCCGCGTGAGCGAGGTCTGCAATCTCGACATCGACGACGTGGCGCCCGTACTGCGTGACACGGAGTTGGGGCTGCGGCTCGTCGGGAAGGGCGACAAGGAGCGCATCGTGCCGCTCGGCAGTTACGCCCGGAAGGCGCTCGACGCATACCTCGTGCGCTCGCGCCCGGGCCTCGCGCAGAAGGCAACGAACGCAGACCATGCCTTGTTCCTGAACCAGCGAGGCCGACGGCTGAGTCGGCAGAGCGCCTGGGCGGTGATGCAGGATGCGGTGAAGAAGGCAGGGCTGACCGCGGACGTATCCCCGCATGCACTGCGCCATTCGTTCGCCACGCATCTCCTCACTGGTGGGGCCGACCTGCGCGTGGTGCAGGAGCTGCTGGGGCACTCGTCGGTGGCGACGACGCAGATTTACACGCTCGTCACGGTGGACCAACTCCGCGAGGTACACACTGCTGCGCACCCGCGCGCCTAG
- a CDS encoding YafY family protein has product MTELQRLVHLVPFLNAHPGVTVAEVADEFGITQQRVLADLSILQFVGLPGGFYGDLFEVDLGGAREDGHIFATNLDALGRPMRLTGAQAASLVVALRMVLELGGDDAGARSALRKLEALSKDAPASVEIDVDAGDEHVRATLHEAVSAGVACWLSYRREGRGEVREATVEPTRLRTDRGYAYLDAWSRTREAWRSYRLDRIVEVNLLDEPVTPRAVPDELATWFSDAPTELTITVTQAGRWCADYHPTTACEQVGELWRITFPLVSFDWAARLLLRLGSAVVEVSDERVTQLAREMAREALEYYR; this is encoded by the coding sequence ATGACTGAGCTGCAACGCCTCGTGCACCTGGTGCCGTTCCTCAACGCCCACCCGGGGGTGACCGTCGCAGAGGTGGCCGACGAGTTCGGCATCACCCAGCAGCGTGTGCTTGCCGACCTCTCGATCCTGCAGTTCGTCGGACTACCAGGCGGCTTCTATGGCGACCTGTTCGAGGTAGATCTGGGCGGTGCGCGGGAAGATGGACACATTTTCGCCACCAACCTTGACGCACTCGGGCGCCCCATGCGCCTCACCGGAGCGCAGGCCGCGAGCCTCGTCGTCGCGCTGCGCATGGTGCTGGAGCTGGGAGGCGACGACGCGGGCGCCAGGTCGGCGCTCAGGAAGCTTGAAGCCCTGTCGAAGGATGCGCCCGCGAGCGTCGAAATCGACGTCGACGCCGGCGACGAACACGTCCGCGCAACGCTGCACGAGGCCGTCTCGGCGGGTGTGGCCTGCTGGCTCAGCTACCGCAGGGAAGGCCGAGGCGAGGTGCGCGAGGCCACCGTGGAGCCGACGCGGCTGCGCACCGACCGCGGCTACGCCTACCTCGACGCATGGAGCCGCACGCGTGAAGCGTGGCGTTCCTACCGCCTGGACCGCATCGTCGAGGTGAATCTGCTCGACGAACCCGTCACCCCGCGTGCGGTGCCCGACGAGCTCGCCACCTGGTTCAGCGACGCGCCCACTGAGCTCACCATCACGGTGACGCAGGCGGGCAGGTGGTGCGCCGACTACCACCCGACGACGGCGTGCGAGCAGGTGGGCGAGCTGTGGCGCATCACGTTCCCGCTCGTCTCATTCGACTGGGCGGCCCGACTGCTGCTGCGGCTGGGAAGCGCCGTCGTGGAAGTTTCCGACGAACGCGTCACCCAACTGGCGCGGGAGATGGCACGCGAGGCGCTGGAGTACTACCGTTGA
- the scpB gene encoding SMC-Scp complex subunit ScpB: protein MSLSRALEALLLMATESMSDDALASAVDAPVSDVEAQLDDIARFYEEHDRGIRLVQVAGGYRFATVEDVADIIEAWLLSNQRAKLSQAALETLAVVAYLQPVSRGRIAGVRGVNVDGVVKTLVLRGLICEAGEDPDTGAVTFATTPLFLEKLGLNSLDELPDLAPWLPDAVALEAELGAVAQEGKIDE from the coding sequence GTGAGCCTTTCTCGTGCGCTCGAGGCGCTGTTGCTCATGGCTACGGAGTCGATGTCGGACGACGCGTTGGCCTCCGCGGTGGACGCACCAGTGAGCGACGTCGAGGCCCAGCTCGACGACATCGCTCGGTTCTATGAGGAGCACGATCGCGGTATTCGGCTGGTGCAAGTGGCAGGTGGCTATCGGTTCGCGACGGTCGAGGACGTGGCGGACATCATCGAGGCATGGCTCTTGTCCAATCAGAGGGCGAAGCTCAGCCAAGCGGCACTGGAGACGCTCGCGGTGGTGGCGTACCTGCAGCCTGTATCTCGAGGCCGCATCGCTGGCGTGCGTGGGGTGAACGTCGATGGTGTGGTGAAGACGCTCGTGCTGCGCGGGTTGATCTGCGAGGCGGGAGAAGACCCGGACACGGGGGCCGTGACGTTCGCCACCACGCCGCTGTTCCTCGAAAAATTGGGATTGAATAGCCTCGACGAGCTGCCCGACTTGGCGCCGTGGCTCCCCGACGCCGTAGCCTTGGAGGCTGAACTGGGTGCGGTTGCCCAGGAAGGGAAGATCGATGAGTGA
- a CDS encoding ParA family protein, producing MYARKENALAEESLFDGEIGPTGRPLPDFPEPEPVGDGPKRATIIALTNQKGGVGKTTTTINLGACLVETGRKVLLVDFDPQGSLSVGLGINPHTLERSVYNLLLSREFSPEEVITESSTPGLDILPANIDLSAAEVQLVSEVAREQTLQRVLNTLRSQYDYILIDCAPSLGLLTINALTASDWVIMPLELEFFALRGIALLTDTIEKVQDRLNPDLKVLGLLGTMYDSRTLHAREVLERIVEAFGDKVFHTVIKRTVRFPETTVAGEPITSYASSSPGAQAYRQLAREVLLRVQHG from the coding sequence ATGTACGCCCGGAAGGAGAACGCCTTGGCTGAGGAATCGTTGTTCGACGGGGAGATCGGCCCGACGGGTCGGCCCCTGCCCGATTTTCCCGAACCTGAGCCGGTGGGTGATGGGCCGAAGCGTGCAACCATCATCGCCCTCACCAACCAGAAGGGCGGGGTAGGGAAGACCACCACGACGATCAACCTCGGCGCGTGTCTCGTCGAGACGGGGCGCAAGGTGCTCTTGGTTGACTTCGACCCACAGGGATCGCTCTCCGTCGGGCTCGGCATCAACCCGCACACGCTTGAGCGCTCCGTGTACAACCTGCTGCTGAGTCGCGAATTTTCGCCCGAGGAAGTCATCACCGAATCCTCCACACCAGGGCTCGACATTCTCCCCGCCAACATCGACCTTTCAGCGGCCGAAGTGCAACTGGTGAGCGAGGTCGCCCGCGAGCAGACGCTCCAGCGAGTGCTGAACACACTGCGCAGCCAGTACGACTACATCCTCATCGACTGCGCGCCGAGCCTCGGGCTGCTGACCATCAACGCGCTCACCGCGAGCGATTGGGTCATCATGCCACTCGAGCTCGAGTTCTTTGCGCTGCGCGGCATCGCATTGCTCACCGACACCATTGAGAAGGTGCAGGACCGCCTCAACCCGGACCTCAAGGTACTCGGCCTGCTCGGCACCATGTACGACTCGCGTACGCTACACGCGCGTGAGGTGCTGGAGCGCATCGTCGAAGCCTTTGGTGACAAGGTGTTCCACACCGTCATTAAGCGCACTGTGCGCTTCCCCGAAACCACCGTCGCTGGCGAACCCATCACGTCGTACGCGTCGTCGTCGCCGGGCGCCCAGGCATATCGTCAGCTTGCCCGCGAGGTGCTGCTCAGAGTGCAGCATGGCTAA
- a CDS encoding YafY family protein, with translation MSAAKSERILNLLIALLTTKRFLSKAEIREMVDGYARTASFERTFERDKAELRALGIPLRTGSNDPDSTDEDGYRIDRLEFELPDVEFTRDELVAIGLAAHAWQTSVGAEATSTAIQRLRAAGAAPDLDRLPNVRAHIPATEPSFDVIYEAQLARRCVEFEYGGRTRRVQPWQLSQRRGLWLVLGFDVDRQAPRRFKLSRIDGVARAVGPDDAFQVPDDLTEYLAPTSSAQASAVIAVRDAPELLTDSSPATWTDPLPEGFVAREVRGFNDDMIITEVCAAGPNAFVLAPDHLRESVVERLTALAGGTHD, from the coding sequence ATGTCGGCCGCGAAGTCGGAACGTATTTTGAACCTGCTCATCGCGCTGCTGACGACGAAACGCTTCCTCTCCAAAGCCGAGATCCGCGAGATGGTCGATGGCTACGCCCGCACCGCGAGTTTTGAGCGCACCTTCGAGCGCGACAAAGCAGAGCTTCGCGCCCTCGGCATTCCGCTGCGCACCGGCAGCAACGACCCCGACTCGACGGACGAGGACGGGTATCGCATCGACCGTCTCGAGTTTGAGCTCCCCGACGTGGAGTTCACCCGCGACGAGCTGGTGGCCATCGGTCTTGCTGCGCACGCCTGGCAGACCTCCGTCGGGGCGGAAGCCACGTCGACGGCGATTCAGCGGCTGCGCGCGGCAGGGGCCGCTCCCGACCTCGACCGCCTGCCGAATGTACGCGCACACATTCCCGCGACAGAACCCTCGTTCGACGTCATCTACGAAGCGCAGCTGGCGAGGCGCTGCGTCGAATTCGAGTATGGCGGGCGGACGCGTCGGGTGCAGCCCTGGCAGCTCTCGCAGCGGCGCGGCCTGTGGCTGGTGCTGGGCTTCGATGTCGACCGGCAGGCACCCAGGCGGTTCAAGCTCTCCCGCATCGACGGTGTGGCCCGCGCGGTGGGGCCCGACGACGCCTTCCAGGTGCCAGACGACCTCACCGAATACCTTGCGCCAACCTCCTCCGCGCAGGCCAGCGCCGTGATTGCGGTTCGTGACGCTCCCGAGTTGCTCACGGATTCCTCGCCAGCCACCTGGACAGATCCCTTGCCTGAAGGTTTCGTCGCCCGCGAGGTGCGGGGCTTCAACGACGACATGATCATCACGGAAGTCTGCGCGGCCGGCCCCAACGCGTTCGTGCTCGCGCCCGACCACCTGCGTGAGTCCGTCGTCGAACGGCTCACGGCCCTGGCCGGAGGTACGCATGACTGA
- a CDS encoding FKBP-type peptidyl-prolyl cis-trans isomerase gives MSISKAFSIALAAVTSIALLASCSPSEGTDTETTQPSVSASASATAQESSSPSASPSASESPSAEPSVSVQPSTDLEGITVTDGAKPEVKFKAPWAIKETTTKVLKPSNGKQKLTQDSVVTVNYVGVNGSTGKVFDSSYESGSPLTFALGQVVPGFRKGLDGQTVGSRVLIGMPSADGYPEGNADGSIKPGDSLLFVVDIVSANFEEATGEEQPPVEGMPTVSVDAKGVPTAKVDTNAQAPGELKKATLIKGSGTEVTAKSVVQVKYRSWKWADGKEFEDAWAPQTGHLSGLIEGWKKGLVGATAGSRVLLVVPPALAYPEGRTTAPALEPGQTLVYVIDILDVQNS, from the coding sequence GTGTCAATATCGAAGGCTTTCTCCATCGCACTGGCTGCGGTGACATCCATTGCCCTGCTCGCCTCGTGCTCTCCGTCGGAGGGCACCGATACGGAGACGACTCAGCCGAGCGTGTCGGCGTCTGCGTCGGCTACGGCCCAGGAGTCGAGTTCCCCGTCGGCGTCGCCGTCGGCATCCGAGTCTCCCTCTGCGGAACCGAGCGTCAGCGTGCAGCCATCCACTGATCTGGAAGGCATCACGGTCACCGATGGTGCCAAGCCTGAGGTCAAGTTCAAGGCGCCGTGGGCCATCAAGGAAACCACGACGAAGGTGCTGAAGCCCTCCAATGGCAAGCAGAAGCTCACCCAGGATTCGGTCGTCACCGTCAACTACGTCGGTGTGAACGGGTCGACGGGCAAGGTCTTCGACTCGTCGTACGAGTCCGGCTCGCCGCTCACCTTCGCGCTCGGCCAGGTGGTGCCGGGCTTCAGGAAGGGGCTCGACGGGCAGACCGTCGGCTCGCGCGTGCTCATCGGCATGCCCAGCGCCGACGGGTACCCCGAGGGCAACGCGGATGGCTCGATCAAGCCAGGCGACTCGCTGCTGTTCGTCGTCGACATCGTCTCGGCCAACTTCGAGGAGGCTACCGGTGAGGAGCAGCCTCCCGTCGAGGGAATGCCTACGGTGAGCGTCGATGCAAAGGGCGTGCCCACCGCGAAAGTCGACACCAATGCGCAGGCGCCGGGAGAGCTCAAGAAGGCGACGCTCATCAAGGGCTCCGGCACCGAGGTCACCGCGAAGAGCGTCGTGCAGGTGAAGTACCGCTCCTGGAAGTGGGCCGACGGCAAGGAATTTGAGGATGCCTGGGCTCCTCAGACGGGTCACCTCTCGGGCCTCATTGAGGGTTGGAAGAAGGGCCTCGTCGGCGCCACCGCGGGCTCCCGCGTGTTGCTGGTAGTACCGCCCGCGCTGGCCTACCCCGAGGGCCGCACGACGGCGCCCGCCCTCGAGCCGGGGCAGACCCTCGTCTACGTGATCGATATTCTCGACGTCCAAAACTCGTAG
- a CDS encoding cobyrinic acid a,c-diamide synthase, giving the protein MAKRASLPGASELFRATDAAPEAPSAPEPAAPERRDERPGRPTSSGRVKHDHKITVYFSEQELLALEDANLELRRQHSIRVDRGRLVRAAVALALRDMYEDGADSALVQELRG; this is encoded by the coding sequence ATGGCTAAGCGAGCATCGCTGCCGGGCGCCTCGGAGCTGTTTCGAGCCACCGACGCTGCTCCTGAGGCACCGAGCGCCCCGGAACCTGCAGCCCCCGAACGGCGCGACGAACGCCCGGGGCGACCCACATCGTCGGGGAGGGTGAAGCACGACCACAAGATCACGGTGTACTTCTCTGAGCAGGAACTGCTCGCTCTCGAAGACGCCAATCTCGAGCTCCGCCGCCAGCACAGCATCCGTGTGGACCGCGGGCGCCTCGTGCGAGCCGCGGTGGCGCTGGCGCTCCGCGACATGTACGAGGACGGAGCCGACTCCGCGCTCGTTCAAGAGCTCCGTGGCTAA
- a CDS encoding pseudouridine synthase: protein MSETEGVRLQKVLAAAGLASRRASEEMIVEGRVEVNGVIVTELGTRVDPERDTIRVDGSRIPSPRNHVYLVLNKPRGVVSTMEDPEGRTTLADYIPPRTSRLFHVGRLDTQTEGLIVLTNDGEFAHRLAHPSYEVKKTYVAEVAGIVDNKVIRRLEKGIRLDDGPVKPDQMKLLSSTESKSLVRITLHEGRNHIVRRMMEAVGHPVDRLSRIGIGPVRLGQLPVGETRELTRDELGKLLDIVGL, encoded by the coding sequence ATGAGTGAAACCGAAGGCGTGCGCCTGCAGAAGGTGCTCGCTGCCGCCGGCCTCGCATCGAGGCGGGCAAGCGAGGAGATGATCGTCGAGGGGCGTGTGGAGGTGAACGGCGTCATCGTCACCGAGCTCGGCACCCGCGTCGACCCGGAGCGCGACACCATCCGTGTCGATGGCTCGCGCATCCCTTCGCCGCGCAACCACGTCTACCTGGTGCTCAACAAGCCCCGCGGCGTGGTGTCGACGATGGAAGACCCGGAAGGACGCACCACGCTGGCAGACTACATCCCGCCACGCACCAGCCGCTTGTTCCACGTCGGGCGTCTGGACACGCAGACCGAGGGCCTGATCGTGCTCACCAACGACGGGGAGTTTGCGCACCGCCTGGCTCACCCGAGCTACGAGGTGAAGAAAACCTACGTGGCCGAGGTTGCTGGAATCGTTGATAACAAGGTGATTCGCCGACTGGAGAAGGGCATTCGTCTCGACGATGGGCCGGTGAAGCCTGACCAGATGAAGCTGCTGTCGAGCACCGAGTCGAAGTCGCTGGTGCGCATCACGCTCCACGAAGGCCGCAACCACATCGTGCGACGCATGATGGAGGCTGTCGGGCACCCCGTCGACAGGCTCTCCCGCATCGGCATTGGCCCCGTCAGGCTCGGCCAGCTGCCGGTGGGGGAGACCCGCGAGTTGACTCGCGACGAGCTGGGCAAGCTGCTCGACATCGTAGGTTTGTGA
- a CDS encoding ScpA family protein, which translates to MAKRRSHAKPPEHHEQVAGFSVHLTNFEGPFDLLLQLIARREMDVTEVALSKVTDEFIAHVREGDWDLELTSSFLVVAATLLDLKCARLLPGAEAEDPEDIAALEARDLLFSRLLQYRAFKQLAAWIEETIDGASRRHYRPGGLEERFVAVLPEVELHATPEEIAQLAAMSMAPKEVPTVTLTHLHQATVSLTEQVQLVGARLHREGAATFRSLVEGEDRLVTVVRFLAILELFRHQQVSFEQLNPLGELSIRWTAGDEAAVDVADEYEAQPELED; encoded by the coding sequence GTGGCTAAGCGTCGCTCCCACGCGAAGCCGCCCGAACACCACGAGCAGGTGGCCGGGTTCAGCGTCCACCTGACGAACTTCGAGGGCCCTTTTGACCTGCTGCTGCAGCTCATCGCCAGGCGCGAGATGGACGTCACCGAAGTGGCGCTGAGCAAGGTCACCGACGAGTTCATCGCCCACGTGCGCGAGGGTGACTGGGACTTGGAGCTCACCAGCTCGTTCCTTGTCGTGGCAGCCACGCTGCTCGACCTCAAATGCGCCCGCCTACTGCCGGGGGCAGAAGCCGAAGACCCGGAGGACATCGCCGCGCTCGAAGCCCGCGACTTGCTGTTCTCCAGGCTCCTGCAATACCGCGCGTTCAAGCAGCTTGCCGCCTGGATCGAGGAGACGATCGACGGCGCCAGCCGCCGCCACTACCGCCCTGGCGGCTTGGAGGAGCGCTTCGTCGCCGTCCTGCCGGAAGTGGAGCTCCACGCCACACCCGAGGAGATCGCGCAGCTCGCCGCAATGTCGATGGCGCCTAAGGAAGTACCGACGGTCACCCTCACCCATCTGCACCAAGCGACGGTGAGCCTCACCGAGCAGGTGCAGCTCGTCGGGGCGCGATTGCATCGGGAGGGGGCAGCCACGTTCCGTTCCCTGGTGGAGGGTGAAGACCGGCTCGTGACCGTCGTCAGGTTTTTGGCCATCCTGGAGCTGTTTCGCCACCAGCAGGTCTCGTTCGAGCAGCTCAACCCGCTGGGCGAGCTCAGCATCCGGTGGACGGCGGGTGACGAGGCAGCCGTCGACGTGGCGGACGAATACGAAGCACAACCTGAACTGGAGGACTAG
- the tatC gene encoding twin-arginine translocase subunit TatC, whose amino-acid sequence MSLMDHLRELRYRLTVSVVAIAIGAIACGFVYERLVPFVTNPFNQAKQWVEENTNGTAEIVLTAQNVVSPFTLAVVACLLAGMVFTSPIWLYQIWAFFAPALLKNEKKYVLTFVAAATPLFLLGCWLGYIIWPRGVAIMVGFTPQGFDIKNLLDMVDFLQKQVMIMLVFGVSFMLPVLLVMLNLGGVVHGFQLGKYRKLVVLGSTIFAAVVTPTVDPFSMLSLVIPMTLLFFVAELICRIIDKRRGITEESYAEFNPDIDAPETQ is encoded by the coding sequence ATGTCGCTCATGGATCACCTCCGGGAGCTGCGCTATCGCCTGACCGTCTCCGTTGTCGCCATTGCGATCGGAGCGATCGCGTGTGGCTTCGTCTATGAGCGCCTCGTGCCGTTCGTGACGAATCCTTTCAACCAAGCCAAACAATGGGTAGAAGAGAACACGAACGGCACGGCGGAGATCGTGCTCACCGCGCAAAACGTGGTGTCGCCGTTCACGCTCGCCGTGGTGGCATGCCTGCTCGCTGGAATGGTGTTCACGAGCCCCATCTGGCTCTACCAAATCTGGGCCTTCTTCGCTCCTGCGCTGCTGAAGAACGAAAAGAAATACGTCCTCACCTTCGTCGCGGCGGCGACCCCGCTCTTCCTTTTGGGCTGTTGGCTGGGGTACATCATCTGGCCGCGTGGCGTCGCCATCATGGTGGGGTTCACCCCACAAGGTTTCGACATTAAGAACCTGCTCGACATGGTGGATTTCCTGCAGAAGCAGGTCATGATCATGCTCGTGTTCGGGGTCTCGTTCATGCTGCCGGTGCTGCTGGTGATGCTGAACCTCGGTGGCGTGGTGCACGGCTTCCAGCTCGGCAAGTACCGCAAGCTCGTGGTGCTGGGCTCCACCATTTTCGCGGCGGTGGTGACTCCCACCGTCGACCCCTTCTCGATGCTCTCGCTCGTCATTCCCATGACGCTGCTGTTCTTCGTCGCAGAGCTCATCTGCCGCATCATCGACAAACGCAGAGGCATCACCGAGGAGTCGTACGCAGAGTTCAACCCCGATATCGACGCCCCCGAGACGCAGTGA
- a CDS encoding diacylglycerol kinase family protein, with translation MNELAKPQLVTLVVNPRSGGGRAGRKLPKIVAQLRATLPSAEVLVITSTSWVDAEARISAAAASAREGDTVVVVGGDGMAHLGLNGCAHTDATLAIIPAGTGNDFARALGIASIDDALAAIAAGRTQHLDLTKVRSESVGERYVGAAVSSGYDARVNRATNDTRLRFGSLSYGVIAMRELMGFTPLQYRLVIDGEPRHFEGMFVAVCNTGIIGGGMRMSPVADPTDGYLDLTLVSPVGRGTLLRMLPSMYSGKFVEHPAVELMRAKRVEIDGDGVFLMGDGEELGDVPAVLECDPGALQVVVA, from the coding sequence GTGAACGAACTCGCCAAGCCACAGCTCGTCACGCTCGTCGTCAACCCACGCTCGGGCGGTGGCCGCGCCGGGCGGAAACTGCCGAAGATTGTCGCGCAACTCCGCGCGACGCTGCCGTCGGCGGAAGTGCTCGTCATCACCTCGACGAGTTGGGTCGACGCCGAAGCCCGCATCAGCGCCGCCGCAGCGAGCGCGCGAGAGGGCGACACCGTCGTGGTGGTGGGCGGCGACGGTATGGCCCACCTCGGTCTGAACGGCTGCGCACATACCGACGCGACGCTCGCGATCATCCCGGCAGGCACGGGCAACGATTTCGCGCGAGCCCTCGGCATCGCGAGCATTGACGACGCACTCGCCGCCATCGCGGCGGGCCGAACGCAACACCTCGACCTCACCAAAGTGCGCAGCGAAAGCGTGGGGGAGCGCTACGTCGGGGCCGCAGTCAGCTCCGGTTACGACGCGCGCGTCAATCGCGCGACGAACGACACCCGTCTGCGCTTCGGCTCGCTCAGCTACGGCGTGATCGCGATGCGTGAGCTCATGGGGTTCACGCCACTGCAGTATCGGCTGGTGATCGACGGCGAGCCACGCCATTTTGAAGGCATGTTCGTCGCGGTGTGCAACACCGGCATCATCGGCGGCGGCATGCGCATGAGCCCTGTCGCCGACCCCACCGACGGGTACCTGGACCTCACGCTCGTGAGCCCGGTCGGGCGCGGCACGCTGCTGCGGATGCTGCCCAGCATGTATTCAGGCAAGTTTGTGGAGCATCCTGCGGTCGAGTTGATGCGGGCGAAGCGGGTGGAGATCGACGGTGACGGCGTCTTTTTGATGGGCGACGGCGAGGAGCTCGGCGACGTCCCAGCTGTGCTCGAGTGCGACCCCGGGGCGCTGCAGGTGGTCGTCGCATGA